A region of Streptomyces halobius DNA encodes the following proteins:
- a CDS encoding cold-shock protein, with translation MASGTVKWFNSEKGFGFIEQDGGGPDVFAHYSNIQAQGFRELLEGQKVSFDVTQGPKGPQAENIIPA, from the coding sequence ATGGCTTCCGGCACCGTGAAGTGGTTCAACTCGGAAAAGGGCTTCGGCTTCATCGAGCAGGACGGCGGCGGCCCCGACGTCTTCGCCCACTACTCGAACATCCAGGCCCAGGGCTTCCGTGAGCTCCTTGAGGGCCAGAAGGTCTCGTTCGACGTGACCCAGGGCCCCAAGGGCCCGCAGGCGGAGAACATCATCCCCGCCTGA
- a CDS encoding sensor histidine kinase — MRTRLLPLLIVLMAGVLLALGIPLGVITAGVEQQRVVVDRIDDAARFASLAQFVTAGPASDTATESPDEDERRATLSAELARYHDLYGIRAGVYYRDHTPMARAPQSLPVPRQGEGAQAFKEALAGRRSHDPHQIWPWDAGGRIPVASPVIRDGDVVAVVVTDSPTGQLRSRILHSWLLIAAGECAAMLVAVAAAFRLTGWVLRPVRVLDAASHDIATGRLKSRVAATAGPPELRRLARSFNEMADNVEEVLEQQRAFVADASHQLRNPLAALLLRIELLALELPDGNEEIASVRTEGKRLARVLDDLLDLALAEHAAVDLQLTDVAALAAERVDSWCPLADGKGVRLTYEGQSAVTGWADPVALSSALDAVVDNALKFTPSGEPVTVDVVPDGESVRIIVADRGPGLTDDELARVGDRFWRSGRHQNVSGSGLGLSITRALLAAGGATIGYAPHPPHGLRVTVTVPRTAP; from the coding sequence GTGCGCACCCGACTCCTCCCCCTCCTGATCGTCCTCATGGCCGGTGTGCTGCTCGCGCTCGGCATCCCGCTCGGCGTCATCACGGCCGGTGTGGAACAGCAGCGGGTCGTCGTCGACCGGATCGACGACGCCGCGCGGTTCGCCTCCCTCGCCCAGTTCGTCACCGCCGGCCCCGCTTCGGACACCGCCACCGAGAGCCCCGACGAGGACGAGCGGCGCGCCACCCTCAGCGCCGAGCTGGCGCGCTACCACGACCTCTACGGCATCCGTGCCGGCGTCTACTACCGCGATCACACCCCGATGGCGCGGGCCCCGCAGTCCCTCCCGGTGCCCCGTCAGGGCGAGGGCGCGCAGGCGTTCAAGGAGGCGCTGGCCGGCCGCCGCAGCCACGATCCGCACCAGATCTGGCCCTGGGACGCCGGCGGCCGCATCCCGGTCGCCTCGCCGGTGATCCGCGACGGGGACGTGGTCGCCGTGGTCGTCACCGACTCGCCCACCGGACAGCTGCGCTCCCGCATCCTGCACAGCTGGCTGCTGATCGCCGCGGGCGAGTGCGCGGCCATGCTCGTCGCCGTCGCCGCGGCGTTCCGCCTCACCGGCTGGGTGCTGCGCCCCGTCCGGGTCCTGGACGCCGCCAGCCACGACATCGCCACCGGACGGCTGAAGTCCCGGGTCGCCGCCACCGCGGGACCACCCGAACTGCGCCGGCTGGCCCGCTCGTTCAACGAGATGGCGGACAACGTCGAAGAAGTCCTGGAACAGCAGCGCGCCTTCGTCGCCGACGCCTCCCACCAGCTGCGCAATCCGCTCGCCGCGCTCCTGCTGCGCATCGAGCTGCTGGCCCTCGAACTCCCCGACGGCAACGAGGAGATCGCCTCGGTCCGCACCGAGGGCAAACGGCTGGCCCGCGTCCTGGACGATCTTCTCGACCTCGCGCTCGCCGAACACGCCGCCGTCGACCTCCAGCTCACCGATGTCGCGGCGCTCGCCGCGGAACGCGTGGACTCCTGGTGCCCGCTCGCCGACGGCAAGGGCGTCCGCCTGACGTACGAGGGCCAGAGCGCGGTCACCGGCTGGGCCGACCCGGTCGCCCTCTCCAGCGCGCTGGACGCCGTCGTCGACAACGCCCTGAAGTTCACCCCGTCCGGCGAGCCGGTGACCGTGGACGTCGTACCGGACGGCGAGAGCGTCCGGATCATCGTCGCCGACCGGGGCCCCGGCCTGACCGACGACGAGCTCGCCCGGGTCGGTGACCGCTTCTGGCGCAGCGGCCGCCACCAGAACGTCTCCGGCTCCGGCCTCGGCCTGTCGATCACCCGCGCCCTGCTCGCCGCGGGCGGCGCCACCATCGGCTACGCACCGCACCCGCCGCACGGCCTCCGGGTCACCGTCACCGTGCCGCGCACCGCGCCCTGA
- a CDS encoding response regulator transcription factor translates to MRLLLVEDDDHVAGALSAVLAKHGLAVVHVRNGEEALRALLPDEAEPFAVVLLDLGLPDQDGFEVCGRIRRICTTPVIMVTARSDVRSRIHGLNLGADDYVVKPYDTGELLARIHAVSRRGATAADQPAEDGGAEEPLRLGPVTVELPTRQVSVDGAAVSLTRKEFDLLALLAQRPGVVFRREQIISEVWRTSWEGTGRTLEVHIASLRAKLRMPALIETVRGVGYRLVVPAPGTPACPGPGPSDSPRPPAS, encoded by the coding sequence ATGAGACTGCTGCTGGTCGAAGACGACGATCACGTGGCCGGGGCCCTGTCCGCGGTGCTGGCCAAGCACGGCCTGGCCGTCGTCCACGTACGCAACGGCGAAGAGGCCCTGCGGGCGCTGCTGCCCGACGAGGCCGAACCGTTCGCGGTGGTGCTGCTCGACCTGGGCCTGCCCGACCAGGACGGCTTCGAGGTGTGCGGCCGGATCCGCAGGATCTGCACCACCCCGGTGATCATGGTGACCGCGCGGTCCGACGTCCGCTCGCGGATCCACGGCCTCAACCTCGGCGCCGACGACTATGTGGTCAAGCCCTACGACACCGGGGAACTGCTGGCCCGTATCCACGCGGTGAGCCGGCGGGGCGCGACCGCCGCCGACCAGCCGGCCGAGGACGGCGGCGCCGAGGAGCCGCTGCGGCTCGGCCCGGTCACCGTCGAACTCCCCACTCGCCAGGTGTCGGTGGACGGCGCCGCGGTCTCGCTCACCCGCAAGGAGTTCGATCTGCTCGCGCTGCTCGCCCAGCGTCCCGGTGTGGTCTTCCGCCGGGAGCAGATCATCAGCGAGGTGTGGCGGACGAGTTGGGAGGGCACCGGCCGGACCCTGGAGGTGCATATCGCCTCACTCCGCGCCAAACTGCGCATGCCGGCACTGATAGAGACGGTACGCGGCGTCGGCTACCGCCTTGTCGTACCCGCCCCGGGCACCCCCGCCTGCCCCGGCCCCGGGCCGTCCGACTCTCCCCGCCCCCCGGCCTCCTGA